A single window of Nocardioides baekrokdamisoli DNA harbors:
- a CDS encoding Fpg/Nei family DNA glycosylase, producing the protein MPELPEVDALVADLRRRLDGRAIVKLHVPQFSALKTFDPPLHALEGTLVDGVSRHGKFLDIEASGLHLVIHLARAGWIRWRDSMPPVPPKPSTKSTLAVRVVLDDDSGIDITEAGTKKSLAVHVVRDPQDVPGIASLGPDPLTDDFTVDVLAGILSDAGGKQLKGVLRHQGTIAGIGNAYSDEILHAARMSPFKPSNGLSPDEVEVLWQAIRTTLFDAVKRADGVAASELKGEKKSNMAVHGRTGLPCPVCGDTVREVSFADSSLQYCATCQTGGKPLADRRMSKLLK; encoded by the coding sequence GTGCCCGAACTGCCCGAAGTTGACGCTCTCGTCGCCGACCTCCGGCGCCGGTTGGACGGCCGGGCCATCGTGAAACTGCACGTGCCGCAGTTCAGCGCGCTCAAGACGTTCGACCCGCCGCTGCACGCACTGGAGGGGACCCTGGTCGACGGGGTCTCGCGCCACGGGAAGTTCCTCGACATCGAGGCGTCCGGGCTGCACCTGGTGATCCACCTGGCGCGGGCGGGCTGGATCCGATGGCGCGACTCCATGCCCCCGGTGCCACCGAAGCCGTCGACCAAGTCGACGCTGGCCGTACGCGTGGTCCTCGACGACGACTCGGGCATCGACATCACCGAGGCCGGCACCAAGAAGTCGCTGGCCGTCCATGTCGTACGCGACCCGCAGGACGTGCCGGGCATCGCCTCGCTCGGCCCTGATCCGCTCACCGACGACTTCACGGTCGACGTCCTGGCCGGCATCCTCAGCGACGCCGGCGGGAAGCAGTTGAAGGGCGTTCTGCGTCACCAGGGGACGATCGCAGGGATCGGCAACGCGTACTCCGACGAGATCCTGCATGCGGCGAGGATGTCGCCGTTCAAGCCGTCGAACGGCCTGTCGCCCGACGAGGTCGAGGTGCTCTGGCAGGCGATCCGGACGACGTTGTTCGACGCCGTGAAGCGTGCCGACGGCGTCGCCGCGAGCGAACTCAAGGGCGAGAAGAAGTCCAACATGGCCGTGCACGGACGGACCGGGTTGCCGTGTCCGGTGTGCGGCGACACCGTACGCGAGGTGTCGTTCGCGGACTCGTCGTTGCAGTACTGCGCGACGTGCCAGACCGGCGGGAAGCCGTTGGCGGATCGCCGGATGTCGAAGCTGCTGAAGTAG